The segment CTACCTCCTCAAGCTCAAGCAGCTCGCCTCCTCCTTCGTCTGGATCGCTCACTCCTCCCTCAACCTCCTCCGCACCGCCAACCGCCGCATCGCCAACGACAAGGACAACCACCCTCCCTCCGCCACCAGGCTCTACCGCTTGATCAAGGCCTTCTTGGTCCTCGTCGTCCTCCTCCTCTGCTTCGAGCTCGCCGCTTATTTCAAAGGCTGGCACTTCACGCCTCCCTCCGTGGCCTCCGCCGAGGCGGCCGTGGAGGTGGCGTACGCTCGGTGGCTCGAGATCAGGGCGTCTTACTTGGCTCCCCCGCTCCAGAGCTTGACTAATGTCTGCATTGTCCTCTTCTTGATTCAGTCCGTGGACCGTCTGGTGCTTGTGCTTGGTTGCTTCTGGATCAAGCTCCGTAGGATTAAGCCTGTTGCCGCTACCGAGTACCCGGCTAAACCGGTTGGAGAAGGGATTAGATTGGAAGATTATCCTATGGTGCTTGTGCAGATTCCTATGTGCAATGAGAAAGAGGTAAACATTTTGAATCTTAACTTAGCTAAGGATTATCTGTTTTGTTACCTTTATCTTGGTTGGTGTGTGACCTTGCAGGTTTACCAACAGTCGATTGGAGCGGTGTGTATGCTTGACTGGCCGAAAGAGAGAATGCTGATCCAGATTCTTGATGACTCGAGTGAGCTAGACGTTCAGGTGCTTATAAAGGCTGAAGTACAGAAATGGCAACAGAGGGGGGTTCGGATTGTGTATAGACACCGTCTCATACGTACTGGTTACAAGGCTGGGAACCTCAAAGCTGCGATGAACTGCGAATACGTCAAAGATTACGAGTTTGTCGCTATTTTTGATGCAGACTTCCAGCCGCCAGCTGAGTTTCTGAAGAAAACTGTTCCTCATTTCAAGGTTTATCattcactttttaaaaatttttttgGCTCGTATAAGTTTTCTGACATGGTATGTGTGTTCTTCCAGGGGAGAGAAGATTTAGCCTTGGTTCAAACACGGTGGGCCTTTGTGAACAAAGACGAGAACTTGCTTACGAGGCTACAGAACATAAACTTGTCTTTCCACTTTGAAGTCGAACAGCAGGTTAATGGTGTCTTTATCAACTTCTTTGGCTTTAATGGAACCGCTGGTGTCTGGAGAATCAAAGCCCTTGAGGATTGTGGTGGTTGGTTGGAGCGAACAACTGTTGAAGACATGGATATAGCCGTTCGTGCTCATCTTTGTGGATGGAAGTTCATCTACCTTAATGACGTAAAGGTAGTACTTGTGTTTGCTTAGAAGTTTccttttcatttcattttctcCAGAATACTCTTTTAATCTCTCATACCATGTACACAGTGTCTCTGTGAGCTTCCGGAGTCCTATGAGGCATACAAAAAGCAGCAATACCGTTGGCATTCAGGTCCAATGCAACTGTTCCGTTTGTGTTTCATGGACATTCTTCGCTCAAAGGTGAGGTTGATGATTGattaaatattgatatattaGTTTGTAGAGGTTTGGTCTGATGTTTGTTTGTGTATTTTGTCTCTTGCAGGTGAGTGTAGGCAAGAAAGCAAATATGATatttctcttcttcttgctaAGGAAGCTTATCTTACCATTCTACTCATTCACTCTCTTCTGCGTCATTCTCCCATTGACAATGTTCTTCCCAGAAGCTAACTTACCATCATGGGTTGTTTGCTACATCCCCGGGATCATGTCCATCTTAAACATCATCCCAGCCCCGAGATCGTTCCCTTTCATAGTCCCTTACCTCCTGTTTGAAAACACAATGTCGGTCACCAAGTTCGGAGCCATGATCTCTGGTTTGTTCAAGTTTGGAAGCTCTTACGAGTGGGTGGTCACCAAAAAGCTAGGGAGGTCCTCTGAGGCTGATCTGATTGCGTACGCAGAGTCAGGCTCTTTGGTTGACTCCACGAGCATCCAAAGATCATCCTCTGATTCGGGTCTAACCGAGCTTAGCAAACTAGGAGCAGCTAAGAAAGCAGGGAAGACCAAAAGAAACCGTCTGTACAGAACAGAGATTGCTCTGGCTTTTATCCTCTTGGCAGCCTCGGTGAGAAGCTTGTTGTCTGCACAAGGGATCCACTTCTACTTCCTCTTGTTCCAAGGACTCACTTTCGTGATTGTTGGTCTGGATTTGATCGGAGAACAGGTCAGTTAGTTTATATAAAAGACACCTTTCCTCGTTTTAAACTACACTGCACCATACAAGTTGAAGAacagaaaagaagagagatgcTCAAGACCAAGTCAGGAGGATGAACCAACTCAGATATGGATTCTTGCTGGTCCTCtctacattaaaaaaaaaagaacaattcatttaaaaacttttcttttttgtctttGATACTCTTTACCTGTGATGGTTTAGattcttatttcttttgttttacggatAGTATTAGGGAAGTGGCAGAAAGAAAGGCTTGATTGATGACCTCTCTTTGTTTGTGGTCTTAAGCCAAAAAGACTTGACTACCGATTTAGAGTTTTGTTGTAATGCCACACTCAATTCTTTTGAGtaatttgttgttgttttctttctCCAGGATTCATCTATACTTTTTGAATTGAActattttcatgatttttttattcttttgccAATTTGTGGAATTTTCATGTGTAGTtcttttttaaatcaattttttttgtaataatttgTGAAGTATTAAGTGCCAAATCAAATCAGCGCTCCAATATTTAGAACATCTCTAATCTACTTGCAGAAGTTTTGCTCTAATGTTTGTTGTTATAATAAacttttctatttataaaaaaatctaaaacaatacTATTATTTTGTAGCTAAACAGATTTTCTTATAAATGCATACGTTTGGCAgaaaaactttttttgaaaattacagCAAAACTatctctatttattttatttttttgtaacacgcAAAACTATCTCTATAATATAGTTTTTCTATTtgaagtaaatataaaaatggcTTTGTACTTTGTTATTATTTACGTCTTTATTGAGTTCTATGTATTACTGTAGTGACGCATGAGATCTAAAAAGCATAATGTCACGTCACATCGTTAAAGCATCAGAACGttactctctctttttctcccTCAACTCTCATTGAACATTTACTTCTTTATTACAAGACGACCGTTGAGATTTGTCTAGAATTAAGACACAAATCAacactgtctttttttttttttaagataacaaaaatCAACACTGTCTTGTATGAGTATTTATATGCATAGCTTTTTCATCACATCACCTCGTTAGCATGAATCAACATTATAAAACAAGTATTTTCAGTGAACATTAAAGTGAAAATTTGTTGAAAATTTTCCCACATTCACTAGCATTTGAGAGTTGAGTTAAGTCATTTATTAAAGCATCATTTGCTCATCTTGCTAGTTACTATATCAACTAGACTGAAAACAGGAATTAAAACATGATTCTAACGGAGGAACAGTCTTTTTAATTAACGTAAAACTTCTAAGTTACACTTAATTAACATCAACCGTTATGACTAGAAAAGAAGTATTTATAGGGCACTGTTGAATAATCTGCTCATGCATCATGTAGAATACAGTAGGGATACCGTACATTGTATTAATGCATCCGTATACAAACTTTATTAATACAGTACATTGTACTAATAGTCATTGCAATGAAAAATACACAATaagattcttttgtttttgtgtctAGGGAACATGTATGTACCCCATTAAATATCTCCACTCTTCTCTCGTACGTCTTATACATCTCTATATTGCTtcagacaagaagaagaagagttatCAGCTAACGTCATGAGTATTCTACATCTTCTTGCTCTCTCCCTGCTCGTATCTGTCTCAGGTAAAACCTCTCTAGAACCACTCCATTAATGCCGGCTTAACACATCTCTTTTACAGACTTCTCTGTCTCTCTAACTCTGTCTTGTCCGCAGGAGCAAAGTTCTCAGGCAGACCAGGTGTCAACTACGGCCAGCTAGGAGACAACCTCCCATCTCCTTCCGACTCAGTCAAACTCATCCAATCCCTAAACGCGAAACGCGTCAAGCTCTACGACGCTAACCCAACCATCCTCGCCGCATTAAACGCCACCGACATCACCGTCTCCGTCATGGTCCCGAACGAGCTCATCGTCAACATCTCCAAATCCGCACCCCTCTCCGACGAGTGGATCAAATCCAACATCCTCCCGTTTCATCCCTCCACCAAGATCCGCTACCTCCTCGTCGGCAACGAGATCCTCTCCTCCACGGACTCCGAGCTCAAATCCTCTCTCGTTCCGGCAATGCGGAGGATCCAACGTTCACTGAAGAAACTCTCCGTCAAGAAAGTCAAAGTAGGGACCACACTCGCCGTCGACGTTCTCAAGACTTCGTTTCCTCCTTCCAGCGGCGAGTTCCGTTCTGATATTTCCGGTTCAGTTATGAAACCGATGCTCCAGTTCTTAAACCGGACCAAATCTTTCCTCTTCGTCGATGTGTACCCGTATTTCCCCTGGGCCCAAGATCCGGCCCATGTAGATCTCGGTTACGCTCTTTTCGAATCTACCAACGTCACCGTAACGGATCCCGCCACGAATCTCACCTACCACAACCTCTTCGACCAGATGATCGACGCTTTCGTCTTCGCCACGTCACGCCTCGGGTATCCGGATCTTCGGATCTGGGTCGCGGAAACGGGCTGGCCCAACAGCGGAGACTACGACCAAATCGGAGCAAACATCCACAACGCCGCGACTTACAACCGCAACGTCGTGAAAAAACTCTCCGCCGAACCTCCGGTAGGAACTCCGGCGCGGCCAGGGAAGGTTCTCCCGTCGTTCATCTTCGCCTTGTTCAACGAGAATCAGAAGACGGGTCGGGGTACGGAGCGGCATTTCGGACTTTTGCATCCGAACGGGTCTCGGGTCTACGAGATCGAGTTGTCCGGGGAGACGACGGAGTACAAGGAGAAGTTGCCGGCGCCGGAGAACAATGAGGCTTACACAGGGAAGATATGGTGCGTGGTGGCTAAAGGAGCGAATTGGACTCGGCTCGGTGAAGCTCTATCGTACGCTTGCTCGCAGGGGAATAATACTTGTGAACCGATTAAATCCGGAGGCCCGTGTCATAAACCGGATTTGACCGTGTTGCATGCTAGCTACGCCTTTAGCTCTTATTGGGCTAGCTTTCGTAAGACCGGTGGGACTTGCTCGTTTAATGGCCTCGCCACTCAGACCATCAGAGATCCGAGTAAGTCATGTTCCGGTTCAATAATTCTGGATGTTTAATTAAACCGGATGTGGTTTGCTGAAATTATCTATTGTGTTTGATCAGGCTTTGGACGTTGCGAATTTCCAAGTGTGACATTGTGACGACTTACGAGTTACGACAGTGTCGAGAACAGAGAAGACATAGTATATCCACTAGGAGGAAAGACCGCACGACGTTACGGCTTGATTACTAGAAACAGCACGTGATTACGGTCGGGTGTTTTTAATGTgttgtttatttaatttgttcCCCTGCGAATAATAAAAACTCATGAGTTTAGTAGTAATAAATTCGTTTCTTCTGGTAACGTGACCGATTCCTTACGTCTAATTAATAGTAGTATTTGTGTTAATAAGATTAGAAGTTAGTAGTATAAAGTAGTGTTGATGACAATATACATTTTCTAGAATGTAATCACAGAGAATCGGATGCCATAATGATTCACTTTGCAACAACAAGTCAACCCGTGAACTTTGTATCTTTGCTTTAACTTTTACAAAAAGATAAAAGTATTGTATTTGTAATTGTACGTGGCTTATAAATTCACAACATAAACAAAACGAGATAAAAAACCAGACTAAatgtaaatttgaaaatataatacaacATGTACAGTGTTTTCTATGATATCTCTAGTGAATTTGCTACATGTTCAATCCTGAAAACATATCTCAAATGATGTGATAATGCACAGGTTATAATTGGAGCTCATGTAGTGATTGCTAGTGGTGgggttatattatatataggaCCAGTTGGAGTCAACATTGCTGCCTGGCAGCAAAAAAGAATGCAGTCCCATTTTTGTGGTTCTAGCCGGTAGTCACAAGGTTTGTTCTTAAgttgtttattttgttcttttttttcaaaacacagttgtttaatttgtttaaacCAGTGATTGCTCTCATAAACCTGAGAACTTGACTTATGGCCTGCACATATAATAAACAGCTCTGCGCAGTCTATCCGCACAATCCAGAGGTATTACTAAACGAGCTGAGCTCTCCATCTGAACTGTTGGATTAAGGTTAAGAAGCTAATGATAGTAGTTTCTGTTTTGGGTACAGGGGAGGACACAACCCGTTTTACATGTACCGTCTTGTCGCCAACTATTTACTCAGCTGatgatttgttctttttttttttgaatgaatgttaaatttattcatcaaaaaaaccTTACTACAACTAGTGCTTACTGTTAACTTGGGCAACAAGCAATAAAGCTAAACAACAAATCAAAAGAAATCAAGCACAAACTCTACTCCAAAGAACACAACTTCTAAAAATCATCAACTCCAAACTCCTTTATCCCCTCAAACTAACCATGAGACACAAGTTAAGTTTGGAAGTGCTATGAGtttctcctcattaaaaccaTCACTAGAGAAAACCCAAATGAGACAAAACTCTAATGATGGGAAAAGAGTAAGAAAACTCATAGCTAGGGAATAGCTAGGGAATAGCTATCTAAACAGCAAACCAGCAGCTCCAGCAATTGAGCCACACTCTACTACCCAACCAATAAACCTCTATGCGCATATAGGGGCTTAATGTCTAACGCTGAACCAGTAAACCATTAACTCCTCCATTCCTTTAACCTTCTTCAACCGCATCAAACTGATTCTATTTCTTATCCCCTTATCTATCATTCTTTGAAGCACTTGCATTGGAAGAATCTTTTCACCATGCCTGATCCTATTTCTAACTCCCCAAATCCCGTAAATCACTGCCTGGAAAGCATAGCGAAAGCAGAataatctcttcttctcccatGTCGAGTCTCTCAAAAGATGAATGACCTCGACCAAATGTTTGTATAAGAATTCCCCATAATCCCTTTGGCAATGTACTCCCAAAGTCTAGTAGTATACGAGCATTCGAAGAATAGATGAGCTCTAGTTTCCTGACTTGCTTTACAGAGAACACAAGTAGAATCAACCCCCAAACACCATATAGCTACTCTATCCATCGTAGATAATCTATTGCGAACTGAAAGCCAagcaataaaagaaaattttagcGTACCATGAGCAAACCAAATACCTTTTACCCATTCACAAGTCGGCTTCTTAACTCTAAGCATCTCCCAAGTTTCTTGAGTTGAGAAGCTATCTTTATAACCCGACTCTCTTTTCCATAGATTAATATCATTTTTCTCTGGATTAAGAGAATTCACAATAGATGTAATTTCTGCTTCAATTTCATTCAGAACTCTCATACGatgtcttcttctcctcctaaGACTCAAAACTGCTTCTTCCACTGTTGCATTCCTGTTAACACCCATGTCTATCACTCCACGATCTCCAAGCAAGTGATGATTTGTTCATGTAGCGATAAAGGACTAGTTTTTGGGTCGCTTGACCACACGACACTCACTTGGTCGGCCATTCATAGTTATGAGGATTTATGTGCATTGCGCTGCTCAAGGGTTGTGAATTAgaaagagaaacatctttttgCGTTTGTGAAAATTTGATCAGGGCCAAGTCTTTTTTTTGGCCGTGTTTAGGGGGTTGATCGTTACTTGATGATTCAAGTTTCCAGGAAGGGAGGAGATTAAGAGCAAGCTGAGGTCAAATGGAGTTGTACAGAAACTAAAGTGTTGCCTTACGTTGACTCTCCCATGGGTTGAGAAGATAAAGGTGGAAAACAGTTTGAAGAAGACTTGTCAAAGTCAAAGTTCAGCTAATAAATAATGGGCTTGGCCCATTTATTACTTAAAAGCCAGAAAAGCCCTTTCCTTGTTTTTACTCGTTATAAAAACCATTTTGCCATGTTCGGACCAAAGTTTCTTTCTTGGTCGGGGttttctagagagagaaagagagagagagtcttcTTTGTCTTCAGGAACAAACCCATATAGtcatatacaaaataataccCCCTAATTCGAAAaataagagagaagagagaacatTACAGATATATACAGAAAGAAAAAAGGTATATAAATATGCCAACACATGgagatttagagagagagag is part of the Raphanus sativus cultivar WK10039 chromosome 5, ASM80110v3, whole genome shotgun sequence genome and harbors:
- the LOC108805286 gene encoding probable glucan endo-1,3-beta-glucosidase A6, which codes for MSILHLLALSLLVSVSGAKFSGRPGVNYGQLGDNLPSPSDSVKLIQSLNAKRVKLYDANPTILAALNATDITVSVMVPNELIVNISKSAPLSDEWIKSNILPFHPSTKIRYLLVGNEILSSTDSELKSSLVPAMRRIQRSLKKLSVKKVKVGTTLAVDVLKTSFPPSSGEFRSDISGSVMKPMLQFLNRTKSFLFVDVYPYFPWAQDPAHVDLGYALFESTNVTVTDPATNLTYHNLFDQMIDAFVFATSRLGYPDLRIWVAETGWPNSGDYDQIGANIHNAATYNRNVVKKLSAEPPVGTPARPGKVLPSFIFALFNENQKTGRGTERHFGLLHPNGSRVYEIELSGETTEYKEKLPAPENNEAYTGKIWCVVAKGANWTRLGEALSYACSQGNNTCEPIKSGGPCHKPDLTVLHASYAFSSYWASFRKTGGTCSFNGLATQTIRDPSFGRCEFPSVTL
- the LOC108863150 gene encoding probable xyloglucan glycosyltransferase 6 codes for the protein MSRSQNEEFQQWWNKQRDRDQNGGDEESSFLTVEIRTPAVDRDKDRIRTRTLRQLSRLYLLKLKQLASSFVWIAHSSLNLLRTANRRIANDKDNHPPSATRLYRLIKAFLVLVVLLLCFELAAYFKGWHFTPPSVASAEAAVEVAYARWLEIRASYLAPPLQSLTNVCIVLFLIQSVDRLVLVLGCFWIKLRRIKPVAATEYPAKPVGEGIRLEDYPMVLVQIPMCNEKEVYQQSIGAVCMLDWPKERMLIQILDDSSELDVQVLIKAEVQKWQQRGVRIVYRHRLIRTGYKAGNLKAAMNCEYVKDYEFVAIFDADFQPPAEFLKKTVPHFKGREDLALVQTRWAFVNKDENLLTRLQNINLSFHFEVEQQVNGVFINFFGFNGTAGVWRIKALEDCGGWLERTTVEDMDIAVRAHLCGWKFIYLNDVKCLCELPESYEAYKKQQYRWHSGPMQLFRLCFMDILRSKVSVGKKANMIFLFFLLRKLILPFYSFTLFCVILPLTMFFPEANLPSWVVCYIPGIMSILNIIPAPRSFPFIVPYLLFENTMSVTKFGAMISGLFKFGSSYEWVVTKKLGRSSEADLIAYAESGSLVDSTSIQRSSSDSGLTELSKLGAAKKAGKTKRNRLYRTEIALAFILLAASVRSLLSAQGIHFYFLLFQGLTFVIVGLDLIGEQVS